From Brassica rapa cultivar Chiifu-401-42 chromosome A06, CAAS_Brap_v3.01, whole genome shotgun sequence:
AATACAAAAGCTGGCAGATAAAAATATCTCCAGAGCCAAGAGCCCAAAGAACAGGCAGCTAGAACCCACACCGGGGTAACTTTCGAACACATCTTTAACTAGGCAAAAGAAATACAACACACTACAACTTAATAAACTAGAACAACTAGACCAAAGCAAATGACAAATCAGTGCAAACAATCTCCTAAGAAGCAGATAACAATAATCTGGATAAATCGATGCTGCCCTCAGCACGCCATACGAACCATCCACTTGTAGAACTCAAAGACACTGTAGTGCCTTCTCAACCCGGATCTATCGCTGCTGCCTATGGCCCGCCAAACGATACCATCCTCTCTCGTAACTAAGAACCAAGACTTCACAACCCGACCAGAAAGATCGTTTCACGATCCACACATCTCTCGGATACGGTATGAACCACTCTCTGACGTCCATTTTGCACCTAGATAGAAGTCCACCAAAACCTCCACACAACCAAGCTTCGTCGCTCAAAACCCATAACCATGATAAACACTAGCACACGTAAGCGACGAAAGATCAATGTAGCCACTACAACTGGAAGATAATTTTGCAACTGAATGAGTCAAAGCACAACCCGCTGAAACAACACTGCCCTTTTGCACCATAATGAGAACAACCCATCCCAAACACATCACCGAGTAGATAAAATGTGGACCTTGACACCTCAAACGGACAGGATAAACGAATTCCCAGCTTCAAAAGTGTGGAGCACAAACCACCGGTGAACCAAAAGATTCCACTCCGACGATGGGATGTATGGCTCCACCACGCACCTGCAACAAAGTTCACTTTGACTACTCCATCCTCGTGAAACCTTCCGGCGTGTTGCCTCCGAGAACCGTAGAAGCAAActatttataaatcaaataaaaagagaaatctTTGTAACGTATATCCTTGAGCCTCGGGGGCCCAATTCACTATTTTAGGAGACTCTAGTTACCAGTAATATTACGACACGTCACAATAATATGCCACGTATTACAAAAAGTCAAGAAGCTTGCGCTTTGTCACTAATCAGCAAAGCAAAATATAAAGtttcctccttttttttttttctctcttccaaaaagaaaaaaaaacctaagCAAAAAAGAGAGGAAGCACCTACCTTTTATCATCTGTAATCGCCCACAAGAAACATTTAGATTTCGGATTATCTCTTCTTCCATTCTCCTAACAAAACAAACCCTTTCGTTTTCCCGCACTTTCTCTCAGCCAAAGGAAGGAGAAAAATGAGGTGGGAAAGGGTCCGACAGCAACAAGTGGGTCTGGGTGAGTCGTCGTGTTACGGGGGCCCCGGGAAGAGGTGGGGACACACTTGTAACGCCATTAAAGGAGGCAGCTTTCTCTACGTGTTTGGTGGCTATGGCAAAGATAATTGCCAAACCAATCAAGTCCATGTCTTCGACTCTGGTTTGTTCTCTCACCCCCCACATTCATCTCCGTCTTATAATTGTCGGATTTATGTTGATTGAGGCTgtctgaatcttttttttttttatctctttgATTGATTTGCACTTTCGAGAGTTTATTCATCCTGCATGTTGCGCTATAATGGAACATATTATATTGAAagcttttgtatttttttcttctatgttTGTTGTCTTAATATGATTTTGAGTTGGGCTCTATTGTGGTTTACATGCTTTCATTGTGGTGATCTTTGTTGCAGCAAAGCAGATATGGACTCAACCAATAATCAGTGGAACACCTCCTCCTCCTAGGGACAGTCACACCTGTACAACAGTCGGCGACAACCTTTTGGTGTTTGGTGGTACTGATGGAACTAAACCTCTCAATGATCTGTACATTCTAGACACTTGTAAGctttttctttttccctttcAAGCTTTTTACTTCTTCCTGTTTGAGAAGTAGTCATATACTGAATTGGTTTGTCTGTTTCCGTTTGTTGTTATAGCTTCACATACTTGGAAGTGTCAGAGTGTTAGGGGAGAGGGACCTGAGGCAAGAGAAGGTCATAGCGCCACTCTCGTTGGGAAAAGGCTTTTTGTATTTGGTGGCTGTGGGAAATCTTCTGATATTAATGACGAAATCTATTACAATGACCTATACGTACTTAATACAGGTAATGTTTTTATGCCATGGCTTTCTTCAATTGGCATGTGAATCTTTTCCATGTTATCATCATCTCTTATGCATCGAAATCACTTATGCTTGTGTAGAGACTTATGTGTGGAAACGGGCTGTTACTATTGGGAATCCTCCATCTGCGAGAGATAGCCACACTTGCTCCTCGTGGAAGAACAAAATCGTTGTTATAGGTGGTGAAGATGGACATGACTATTATCTCTCTGATGTTCATATCCTTGATACAGGTGCACAAGCATTTCTCAAATTCATGTTTATTTAACCTTCTATCTGATATAAGTTCTTTTTATGTCATAACATTTTCATTTTGACTTTCAGATACATTCATGTGGAAGGAGCTGAATACCTCAGGCCAGTTGTTGACACCTCGAGCTGGTCATGTTACTGTTTCGCTTGGGAGAAACTTGTATGTGTTTGGAGGGTTTACAGATGCTCAGAATCTTTACGATGATCTCTATGTGCTTGATGTTGGTATGTAAACTGATAGAATCACTCAATACCAGAGTTTAATACTTGTGAGGGAGATTGGCCTTGGTCGTGAGATTTATAGCATATTCACATTGTTTGTTTTGTCGTTCTTACCTGTAGAGACGGGTGTGTGGTCAAAGGTTCTCACCATGGGAGAAGGACCATCTGCTAGGTTCTCTTCTGCAGGAGCTTGTTTAGATCCTCATAAAGCCGGATTTCTCGTCTTTGTTGGTGGCTGCAATAAAAGTCTCGAGGCACTGGATGACATGTTCTACTTACACACAGGTTTCAACAAATCTCTCTTCAACTTGCAAATTGCCAAAACTCCAGGCGTTTCCTTTCTAAActtttattctttcttttttttggttgatAGGACTTGGATATGATGCAAGGCTTGATCAGAGTGTAGGCAGCATGTCTCTAAAGAAGCAGCTGAAGCTGAAATGCCAAGAACAAAGTCATGCAAATCCCTTATACGATAACTCTCTTGTCAGAATCAATATGGATCATCAAGGTGTGTTTAAGCATACTAGTCAAGATTGGATTTAATCTTTAGCAGGATATCAAAAGCCTGTTTCTGATTGTTTTTATTGTAGGAAGAGGGAACTTCGGTATGAACACTGGCCAATTTGATCAAGGAAAGATGATGTTTCACGCCAGGGTAACCGAGACTTTCCCAGTTGGTTACAGTATAGAAACAATGATAGATGGAAAAGTGCTTCGTGGCGTTTTGTTTTCAACTAAGCAGAGCTCCGTTCTGCCCACTGATCAAAGCTTTAGTAGGCGAGTGCTTATATTAGTTTCTTACTTTTGGGGTTTTATCTGTTGGTTGTATTGCTTTGTGAACAATTCtcttattttttgttgttgtacaGAAAGAGGCCAGCTATGTCGAATGGTGATCAGGCTAACACATCAAAGGTTCCAAGAACTTTGAGCAATGATCAAATTGGTGCTACTGAAGCCAAAGATCCTCCATCAAACGGTGTGGACGGTGGTATTGGTCTCATCAACCATCTGGATGTTAACATAAACACTGTGGCCGCTGCACCTCAGCTCGATATGGTGATTAGAACGTTTCTTTAGTCATTTCTCTCTTTTGAGATGCTTGATTATGCAATTTCCTTACTGGAAAACGCTGAAAATTTTGTGCAGGGTACTGTGAATGCAGCTCCATCTTCAGTTGCTCAAACAGATGAAGCTTCTTTAGAATCTAGAAATGCGGTATCGATTGATGTGGAAGCTACTAAGACCGGACCTGGAGAGACATAGGCACAGAAAAAAAAGGTGGGCTTTAAGTCCTTGTGATTGAACCACTAGATTGATTACACAACAATAGGTGAATCCATTGCGTCTAAAGCCTCATTTGTGTCTAACTCTTGTTCCTTTGAACAATTACTTTGCAGATGAGAGATTCAGTGCGTTACAGAGAAACAAGGACAGCTAGAAGCatcatttattttcttcttatgTACATTAGGCTGGAGATAGGATGGGTTTAATTTAGAATCGAAGTTTAGGTTTGGTGAGGATGAGGAGAAGCTAACTCTGACTGAGTTAGTTCTTTTTTGTTGTCTTTCTTCTGCTGGAGCTCTGCCATTTCTCTgtttcatctttctttttttgtttttgtttaatttcaaCTTGCAAGCAATGTAAAAACTTTGCAATATCTTTGTCAAGTTCTGTCTTAATACATATAATGTGGCTCAAGGAATTGTTTCACAAGAAACTGGAGATCTCCAAGATGGACAAGCTCTGAGTTTGTTATGAAACCCTTGTCAAGTTTGAGACTTCCCATTGAACCAGCTCCATGGAAGCAAACTGACAGACGCTGGTTTTCACAAAATCAAGCCTGCAGGCAAGTGAAAGCTCTGTGGCAGTCATTGGAGGGAAGGTTGAAAGATGTCGAGTTTAAAGTTATTCGGGAAAGGATCTCAGAGCTCTTAAAGAGATATTAGAGGCAATGCAATCAAAAAGTGTCTTTGATACTCGAAAGCAGCTACTATGCTCAAACTCAAGAGGCCTACATAACTAGGTGATGCCACCTAATATGAGAGGACAAATAGTGATTATGAAATCTGCCAGACTTGTTGAGACATCTGGTATTCCTTCATCATCTCTGATTCCTATATCTGGTCTTAATACGGCCTGTAGAGAAAGATCCACCatattctctcttttctttctgtGTCTTCTTTGTTTGGTGAttcatgcattaaaacaagttttGAGACATTACAGTTCTTCAAAACTCAGAAACAGACAGCAAGTATAACACAGGAACAGAATACAAGTAATGCTCTCATGAGGAGCTACAATACATGAGTTACAACTTACAAGCCAAAGAACATTTCACATCACATCTTATtataagagaaaaagaaaagagaagaaacatTGACATGGTTTAGTACCTGACTAAAAGTCTATGATATCAGACTTTTCACTTTATGGATGAAAGCATCAACAACAGAAAACCATGTTCGGCTCCACGAAGAATCAAAAGAGAGTGAAGCAAGTATCCCTAGCAGTATTGTCACATAGGCTGCAATAATGCTCCAATAGAAAGATACAATGTCAATcacatcttcttcctcttctccaacATCCGCATGCGTTTCTTTCAGTGTGTCATTATTACAACTTCTGTTGGAGGGTTGTCCACAGAGAAGAGGATTACCAAAGTAGCTGGTTTCATCAAAGGTACTCAACTGCCCTTCCTGTGGAATGATACCTGATAAGTTGTTATAAGAGACATTAAACACAGCAAGACTGCTTAGCTTTGTAAGCTGGCTCGGGATTTGGCCATGTAAGATGTTGAAGGAAAGATCAAGGCTTTCTAAATCCTCCATATTGGAGAAACTTTGTGGGAGGACACCAGATAAATGATTGTGAGAAAGATTCAGTGCTCGTATATCAACAAGATCTCCAAGCTCTGCTGGGATCTCACCACTCAGCTCATTCAGAGAGAGATCCAGTCCAAACATAAATCCAAGAGTTAAACCTATGTAGGAATCATATCTTAGCTTTGCTGCAAACTGAACTTCGATCACACTGTCTGCCATGTAGTCTATAGTAAAAGGATCTAACATAAGCATAGATCTATAATACTTGCCTAAATCTTCCGTGGAGAAGAAGTCCTCATCTAGACCCATGCCACCAAAGATATCACTAGACACGAAGATCAATCCAGCATTATCATAACCCTCTTGCCCATCGTGTTGTAGCGTAGGGAAACTAAATGATATATTGCTAAAACATGAGGGTATAGATCCATTCAGCCTGTTGTCAGAAAGGTCCAGAAGTTGGATGTTGGTTAAGCCACACATCTGGGAAGGAATAGAGCCTGTTAAGTTATTCCCCCGCAAAAGAAGAATATAGATCTTTTGGTTGCTGACGAACTCTGGGATATTCCCGGACAATCTGTTGTTTCTTAGATCAAGTATGGAGGCATTTCCCAGTACTGTGTCTGGGATAGTCCCTGAGAAATTATTATCCTGCAGGAACAGCATTCTTGTATCAGAGCTGAAGCGGTGAGGTAGGTCACCAGATAATCTGTTTGCAGAGAGGTCCAACAACACAAGATAGGATATGTCAATCAAAGAAACAGGTATTTGACCTTCTAGGTGATTGTTTGAAATCAGGAGTGTGTTCAGGCCATACAAGTTGCCAATCCAACTAGGAATAACACCAGTGAGATAGTTATTCGACAAGTCAAGAATAGACATGGAACTCGAGTTCAGCAAACCATCTCCAATCCTCCCTGAAAACTGGTTATTATCCAAAGACAATACCTGCAAGGAAGTCAAATTTGTTGGCTCTGGAAAAACGTTGCCGCTAAGTTTGTTGTCAGAAAGCTTAAGAAACATCAAAGAATAACAACCCATAGTTAAACTCCTTGGTAACTTTCCGTAGAGATCATTGTGAGAGAGATCTAAGAAGTACATCTTTCTCATGTTACCTAGAGAAGATGGCAGATTCCCTTGTAAACTATTCTTTGACAAGTTAAGGTGCCGTAGGTTAGGAAGTATCCACCCAATATTATCGGGAAAGAGTTGACTAAACTCATTAGCTGACGCATCCAGCAAGAGGAGACTATGAGCAGATCTGGGTAGCTGAAAGTTCGTAAATGAGTTATTCTGTAGAAGCAAAACTTCGAGGTTTGTATTGTTCTCCATTAGCCAAGAAGGGAATAGTCCATGAAGTCTGTTGTCAGAGAGATCAACCAGACGTAACTCCTTCTGGTGTAGGAGAAAATGAGGAAGCTTACCCAAGTTGCAAGACCTTAGTGCAATAACATGTAACTGAAATTCTAGCTTCCATGAACCTTCTGACACCACTTGGAGTGAGTTGGATATTGAAGAAAGCTTGAATACCTTAAGCTTTGAAAGGTTGGCAAGCGAACCCAATGAGAATAAACCATGGAAGTCGTTATCAAACAACGATAAGTACTCAAGGGATTCAATGCTACCAATAGCAGAGGGTACCTTCCCACTCATTTGGTTTGATGAGAGATCAAGAACTCGTAGTGCAGTCAATCTGGTTAAGCATAATGGAAACTCACCTATGAGTTTGTTATGGCTGAGGTCCAGCTCTTGCAGATTCTTCAACTCGCAAATCCCTATATTATCAAATTCATATATGAACATTTGGATTCACCAGCACCATTCTTAATTGAACGTCTTAAGGCTTTGACTAAACTTGCCTTGCAATTGCCCCCAGCCTGTAAATTCGTTACGACTTAGATCCAGAGCTTTCAACTTTCTCAGGTCAGCTAAACCTGCCATAAGACAAAGCCACACAAAGGAAGATACTTACACGTGACCACGATGTTGTAAGTGACAAGTAAAATCGATACTACCTTGTACAGGTGTGGAGTTGTCAAATCTGTTTCTACTCAGGTCCAACAGCTCCAAGTTTGTCAGATATTTAAGTTCTGGAACGGATCCCAAGAGAAATGTAAGAAAGAACTGAAACTGAAAAGACATGGTCGTAAGAAATTGAAAAGCAAACCTTCAGCAGGAAAGGGACCATCCATGTTGTTACCACGAAGAAACAAAGTTGTAAGTGATTTTGCGGAGCTGAGAAAAGGTAAAACCGTGCTATCAAATTGATTGTAAGAGAGAACCAGTATCTCTAGTTTTTTTAATCTCCTTAGACTTTCATAACCtggagaaaaataaaatcttgtCAACAAGAGTATGTATCACTGAACTTGAGACGGTATGATCTGGGAAAAGTCTGGTATACCTTCCAGGAACGAGGCATTGAATCCTTCAACCCAGCTCTTAGATAAGTTCAGAGTTTGAAGCTCTTCAAAGGGATACAGCAAGGAAAGATTTATTACAAGAGGTAAACCTATTAAACTAAGTTCATGGAGGGCAAGGCCAATAACCCGTCTAGTTGTACGATTACACTTAACTCTCTCCCAACTGCAACAATCACTCACTGTGTCATTACTCCAAGTCTCAAAAATGTAGTCTTCATTGTCCCCTGAGAGCAGCAGGGATGTCTTGAGCTCCAACAAACCCTTCCTTTCTTTCTCAACACAGCTCTTGTATCTATGTATCTGCCCCATCACTATCATCACCCACATCAGAATCTGAACTAGAAACACTCTCCTATTCATTGAAATGATCCAATAACCAAAACGAAAAGAGAAATTATGGGGAAAAAGATTGTGAATTCAATATGTTGGAGAACCTCCATGTTTCTAAGTATTCTTTCTTTatgaaattataaaagaaaacaagttgCAGAAAGAGATGTAGTTTACAAAGTCAAATTCTTTCAAGTCAACAGTCAAGAAGCATATGATAATGATATTTACGTGTGGCGTACATCATTGGTCTAACTGGACCAAGCTTTGTTCAAAGTTAACTCAGAAAAAGTCAATGTACTAACAAAGAATGTCATAAATCTTCTATCATAGAATGTGGATACTAGGAGTAGCTTTTTGTTGATAAATTCACAAAATCATCATCTAATATTGACCAAGTTCAGTTTCTTTTAGATTATTTTCATTGCAATTTTCAAGCTTTGTTCGATTTATAATGTGAAAACCACCTAACTTCAGTCAGAAACTAACACTTCTATCAAGCATTTAAGGTTAATCAGAGAGGTCTTCAATGGCAAAGATCTACAGAATTTCAAAAGTGGGCTCTATAAAGAAACGGCAGGATGaagatgtaaactataaaaCCTGTTGGTACTGGTGTAGTCTCAGACCAAATGCTCGTGATCATCATCTCTCTCTCGCatcttgataaaaaaaaaaccatattcTTCGCCACCAACAAGCTCTTTTTCTTCTCTGTACATGACTGCGCATGAATCTATCTGGGGAATGGTAAGACTTATGATGATGTAATCCCGGGATTAGTGCTCGACTTAGAGAGGCTTCTCTTCAAGGATTTGGTAAGTGAGATCGTGCACTGTGAGATTAGCAAGAAAACTCAGGGAGATGAAGAACGGGTTTTGCCAACAAGTAGATACGCATTTCTCTGTATTCTGAAGCcgtatatacatataaataatacAAGTAAAAGTCATGAAACATCCTGCATATATAAATACTcggattatgcattaaaaacaaGTTTGAAACGTTACAGTTCTTCAAAACACAGAGGAACAGACAATAAGTATAACATAGGAATATAACACAGGTTATGCTCTAATGGGGAGCTACAATACATGAATTACAAGCCATATAATATTTCACATTCCATCAGATTATAAAAGCAAAAAGAAGAGACATATACAAGAGTTAGAACTTAGAACCTGACAGAAAGTCTTTTCACTTTATGGATGAAAGCATCAACAATAGAAAACCAAGTTCGGCTCCACGAAGAATCAAAAGAGAGTGAAGCAAGTATCCCTAGCAGTATTGTCACATAGGCTGCAAAAAGGCCCCAGCAGAAAGACACAATGTCAATCGTATCTTCTTTGTCTTCTCCAACATCCGCTGGCGTTTCTTTCAAAGTGTCATTATTACAACTTCTATTGGATGGTTGTCCACAGAGAAGAGGATTACCAATGTAGCTGGTTTCATCAAAGGTGCTAAACTTCCCTTTCACTGGAATGATACCTGATAAGTTGTTGTAAGAGACATTAAAGACAGCAAGACTGCTTAGCTTTGTTAGCTGGCTCGGGTGGCCGTGTAATATGTTGAAGGAAAGATCTAGGCTTTCTAAATCCTTCATTTTGGAGAAACTCTCTGGGATGACACCAGATAAATGATTGTGAGAAAGATTCAGTGCTCGTATTTCATCTAGATCTCCAAGCTCTCCTGGGATCTCACCACTTAGCTCATTCTGAGAGAGATCCAGTCCAAACATATATCCAAGAGTTCCACCCATGTAGAAATCATATCTCCTCTTTGCTGCAAACTGAACTTTTATCTCACTGTCTGCTGTGTAGTCTACAATAAACGGATCTAGCATAAGCTTATTAGATCTATAATACATGCCTAAATCTTCCTCGGAAAAGAAGTCCCAGTACAAACCCAAACCACCAAAGGAAAAAATAGACCCGAAACTTATTTTATTACCAAAAACATACGCCTCATCTTCTTTCCACAAACCAAATGATATATTGCTAAAACATGAAGGTATGGCTCCATTTAACCTGTTGTTGGAAAGATCCAAAAGTTGAATGGTGCTGAAGCCACACAGCTGGACAGGAATATGACCAGTTAGTTTATTGCCCCGCAGAAGAAGAATGTTGATGTTTTGGGTGTTGACGAACTCGGGGATATTACCAGACAATCTGTTGTTTCTTAGATCAAGTATGGAGACATTGTCCAGTAATGCGTCTGGGATAGACCCTGATAAATTATTATCTTGCAGGAACAAGAATCCCGAGTAAGAGTTGAGGTGTGGAGGGATGTCACCATCCAATCTGTTTGCAGAGAGGTCCAACAGAGAAATATCAGTTATGTTAAACAAAGAAACAGGTATTCGACCTTCTAAAAGATTGTTTGAAATCAGGAGCATGTACAGTCTGGAAAAGTTGCCAATCCAACTAGGAATAACACCAGTGAGATAGTTATTCGACAAGTCAAGCACAGATATGGAACTCGAGTTCTGCAAGCCATCTCCAATCTTCCCCTCAAATTGGTTGTTATCCAAAGTCAGGACAATCAAGGAAGTCAAGTTTGCTGGCTCTGGAAAAATGTGGCCGCTAAGTTTGTTGTATGAAAGCTTAAGGAACATCAATGAATAACAACCCAATGTTAAACTCCTTGGAAGCTTCCCGTAGAAACCATTGCGAGATAGATCCAAAAAGTACATATTTTTCATGTTACCTAGAGAAGATGGCAGATTCCCCTGTAAACTATTCTTTGACAGGTTAAGGTGCCGTACATTAGGAAGTATCCACCCAATGTTTTCAGGAAAAGGTTGGCTTAACTCATTAGCTGAGGCATCCAGAAGAAGCAGTTTATGAGCAGATATAGGTAGCTGGAAGTTCGTAAACGAGTTATTCTGTAGAATCAGAACTTCAAGATTTGTATTGTTCTCCATCAGCCAAGAAGGGAATAGTCCATGAAGTCTGTTGTTGGATAGGTCAACTAGACGTAACTCTATCTGGTGTAGGAGAAAATGAGGAAGCTTTCCCAAGTTACAAGACCGTAGTGCAATAACATATAGCTGAAACTCTAGCTTCCATGAACCTTCTGACTCTACTTGGAATGATTTGGATTTGGAATAAAGCTTGAGTACCCTAAGCTTTGTAAGGTTAGAAAGCCAACCCAAAGAGAAGAAGCCGTGGAATTCGTTATCGAACAGCGATAAGTACTCAAGCGATGTTAGGCTACTGATGGCAGATGGCACTTCCCCAGTCATCTGGTTAGATGAGAGATCAAGAACTCGAAGTCTAGTCAAGCTGGTTAAACATATTGGAAACTCACCCATGAGTTTGTTTCGGCTGAGGTCGAGCTCTTCCAGATTCTTTAACTCGCAAATCCCTATATTATCAAATTCatagataattattttgaatTCTCCAGACCATTTTTAATTGGAGTTCAAAGGGTCTGGCTAAACTTGCCTTGAAATTCTGAGCCAGAAAATTCATTACCACTTAGATCCAGAACTTTTAACTTTTTCAGGTCAGCTAACTCTGCCACAAGAGAAAACCACACAAAGGAAGAGACTTACACATGACCAGGATAATTTCGTAGATGGGCAAAAACAAGTAACGTAGATGCTACCTTTTGCTGGTATGGAGCCGTTAAACATGTTTCTACTCAGGTCCAGAAATTCCAAGTTTGTCAGATCTTTAAGTTCTGGAAAAGATCCCCAAGAGAGTAGTAATAAGAAAGAGAATAAAACATGAACTGTTGTACAATTTACATCTTCCCAGAAATTGAAATCCAAACCTTTCATAGGAAAAGAACCATCCATTTGGTTACCC
This genomic window contains:
- the LOC103872662 gene encoding receptor-like protein 15 isoform X2 — its product is MERKLFLIQSLIWVMVVFGQIREHQSCIEKERKGLLELKTSLLLSAGDKILASFEDSFDTWSNNTVSDCCKWERVKCNRTTRRVLGLSLHELQFIDSPLLNLSLLYPFEELKSLNLSVRWSSGFSGLVDDLEGYKSLRRLRKLEVLVLSSNVFNNSILPYLTSATSLTTLFLRGNQMDGSFPMKELKDLTNLEFLDLSRNMFNGSIPAKELADLKKLKVLDLSGNEFSGSEFQGICELKNLEELDLSRNKLMGEFPICLTSLTRLRVLDLSSNQMTGEVPSAISSLTSLEYLSLFDNEFHGFFSLGWLSNLTKLRVLKLYSKSKSFQVESEGSWKLEFQLYVIALRSCNLGKLPHFLLHQIELRLVDLSNNRLHGLFPSWLMENNTNLEVLILQNNSFTNFQLPISAHKLLLLDASANELSQPFPENIGWILPNVRHLNLSKNSLQGNLPSSLGNMKNMYFLDLSRNGFYGKLPRSLTLGCYSLMFLKLSYNKLSGHIFPEPANLTSLIVLTLDNNQFEGKIGDGLQNSSSISVLDLSNNYLTGVIPSWIGNFSRLYMLLISNNLLEGRIPVSLFNITDISLLDLSANRLDGDIPPHLNSYSGFLFLQDNNLSGSIPDALLDNVSILDLRNNRLSGNIPEFVNTQNINILLLRGNKLTGHIPVQLCGFSTIQLLDLSNNRLNGAIPSCFSNISFGLWKEDEAYVFGNKISFGSIFSFGGLGLYWDFFSEEDLGMYYRSNKLMLDPFIVDYTADSEIKVQFAAKRRYDFYMGGTLGYMFGLDLSQNELSGEIPGELGDLDEIRALNLSHNHLSGVIPESFSKMKDLESLDLSFNILHGHPSQLTKLSSLAVFNVSYNNLSGIIPVKGKFSTFDETSYIGNPLLCGQPSNRSCNNDTLKETPADVGEDKEDTIDIVSFCWGLFAAYVTILLGILASLSFDSSWSRTWFSIVDAFIHKVKRLSVRF
- the LOC103872662 gene encoding receptor-like protein 15 isoform X1 — protein: MERKLFLIQSLIWVMVVFGQIREHQSCIEKERKGLLELKTSLLLSAGDKILASFEDSFDTWSNNTVSDCCKWERVKCNRTTRRVLGLSLHELQFIDSPLLNLSLLYPFEELKSLNLSVRWSSGFSGLVDDLEGYKSLRRLRKLEVLVLSSNVFNNSILPYLTSATSLTTLFLRGNQMDGSFPMKGLDFNFWEDVNCTTVHVLFSFLLLLSWGSFPELKDLTNLEFLDLSRNMFNGSIPAKELADLKKLKVLDLSGNEFSGSEFQGICELKNLEELDLSRNKLMGEFPICLTSLTRLRVLDLSSNQMTGEVPSAISSLTSLEYLSLFDNEFHGFFSLGWLSNLTKLRVLKLYSKSKSFQVESEGSWKLEFQLYVIALRSCNLGKLPHFLLHQIELRLVDLSNNRLHGLFPSWLMENNTNLEVLILQNNSFTNFQLPISAHKLLLLDASANELSQPFPENIGWILPNVRHLNLSKNSLQGNLPSSLGNMKNMYFLDLSRNGFYGKLPRSLTLGCYSLMFLKLSYNKLSGHIFPEPANLTSLIVLTLDNNQFEGKIGDGLQNSSSISVLDLSNNYLTGVIPSWIGNFSRLYMLLISNNLLEGRIPVSLFNITDISLLDLSANRLDGDIPPHLNSYSGFLFLQDNNLSGSIPDALLDNVSILDLRNNRLSGNIPEFVNTQNINILLLRGNKLTGHIPVQLCGFSTIQLLDLSNNRLNGAIPSCFSNISFGLWKEDEAYVFGNKISFGSIFSFGGLGLYWDFFSEEDLGMYYRSNKLMLDPFIVDYTADSEIKVQFAAKRRYDFYMGGTLGYMFGLDLSQNELSGEIPGELGDLDEIRALNLSHNHLSGVIPESFSKMKDLESLDLSFNILHGHPSQLTKLSSLAVFNVSYNNLSGIIPVKGKFSTFDETSYIGNPLLCGQPSNRSCNNDTLKETPADVGEDKEDTIDIVSFCWGLFAAYVTILLGILASLSFDSSWSRTWFSIVDAFIHKVKRLSVRF
- the LOC103872662 gene encoding receptor-like protein 15 isoform X3, yielding MERKLFLIQSLIWVMVVFGQIREHQSCIEKERKGLLELKTSLLLSAGDKILASFEDSFDTWSNNTVSDCCKWERVKCNRTTRRVLGLSLHELQFIDSPLLNLSLLYPFEELKSLNLSVRWSSGFSGLVDDLEGYKSLRRLRKLEVLVLSSNVFNNSILPYLTSATSLTTLFLRGNQMDGSFPMKGLDFNFWEDVNCTTVHVLFSFLLLLSWGSFPELKDLTNLEFLDLSRNMFNGSIPAKELADLKKLKVLDLSGNEFSGSEFQGICELKNLEELDLSRNKLMGEFPICLTSLTRLRVLDLSSNQMTGEVPSAISSLTSLEYLSLFDNEFHGFFSLGWLSNLTKLRVLKLYSKSKSFQVESEGSWKLEFQLYVIALRSCNLGKLPHFLLHQIELRLVDLSNNRLHGLFPSWLMENNTNLEVLILQNNSFTNFQLPISAHKLLLLDASANELSQPFPENIGWILPNVRHLNLSKNSLQGNLPSSLGNMKNMYFLDLSRNGFYGKLPRSLTLGCYSLMFLKLSYNKLSGHIFPEPANLTSLIVLTLDNNQFEGKIGDGLQNSSSISVLDLSNNYLTGVIPSWIGNFSRLLDGDIPPHLNSYSGFLFLQDNNLSGSIPDALLDNVSILDLRNNRLSGNIPEFVNTQNINILLLRGNKLTGHIPVQLCGFSTIQLLDLSNNRLNGAIPSCFSNISFGLWKEDEAYVFGNKISFGSIFSFGGLGLYWDFFSEEDLGMYYRSNKLMLDPFIVDYTADSEIKVQFAAKRRYDFYMGGTLGYMFGLDLSQNELSGEIPGELGDLDEIRALNLSHNHLSGVIPESFSKMKDLESLDLSFNILHGHPSQLTKLSSLAVFNVSYNNLSGIIPVKGKFSTFDETSYIGNPLLCGQPSNRSCNNDTLKETPADVGEDKEDTIDIVSFCWGLFAAYVTILLGILASLSFDSSWSRTWFSIVDAFIHKVKRLSVRF